A single Pseudomonas brassicacearum DNA region contains:
- a CDS encoding LysR substrate-binding domain-containing protein, with protein sequence MSLMNIADIDLNLLKTFEALHDESSASRAAVRLGVTQSAISAALRRLRGLYDDQLFVRTGRGLAPTLRANQLKPVISEALDKCRQSLAMVDPDASHYEGRSVIVGLSDDFEIAHGRRLIDEVARRAPGLRLIFRQTHSQIVGRALMERDLDLAITAGGFAQRLLSRQVLGEGDYACLLDPASLTQGQQSLSLEAFVAREHLLVSSGGFIGITDEGLAGLGLSRRVCASTTHFAALPFLLKGSQAVATIPAHAARAVADLSGLALLPCPLALPRYPIELGWRTHTQMEPTMLKVREAIAATFA encoded by the coding sequence ATGAGCCTTATGAATATCGCCGACATCGACCTCAATCTGCTCAAGACCTTCGAAGCCCTGCACGACGAATCCAGCGCCAGCCGCGCTGCCGTGCGCCTGGGCGTGACCCAGTCGGCCATCAGCGCTGCGCTGCGCAGGCTCCGCGGTTTGTATGACGATCAATTATTCGTGCGCACGGGCCGGGGCCTGGCGCCGACGCTGCGAGCCAACCAGCTGAAGCCGGTGATCAGCGAAGCACTGGATAAATGCCGCCAGAGCCTGGCGATGGTCGACCCGGACGCCAGCCATTACGAAGGCCGCTCGGTCATCGTCGGCCTGTCGGACGATTTCGAGATTGCCCATGGGCGGCGCCTGATTGACGAAGTGGCCCGACGCGCGCCGGGCCTGCGCTTGATTTTCCGCCAGACCCACAGTCAGATCGTCGGCCGGGCGCTGATGGAGCGCGACCTTGACCTGGCGATCACGGCGGGCGGTTTCGCCCAGCGGTTGCTCAGCCGCCAGGTGTTGGGCGAAGGTGATTACGCCTGCCTCCTGGACCCGGCGAGCCTGACGCAAGGCCAACAGTCCCTCAGTTTGGAGGCGTTCGTGGCCCGTGAACATCTGCTGGTGTCTTCGGGTGGTTTCATCGGCATCACCGACGAAGGGCTGGCCGGGCTTGGCCTGAGCCGACGGGTGTGCGCCTCGACCACCCACTTTGCCGCATTGCCGTTCCTGCTCAAGGGCAGCCAGGCCGTGGCGACCATCCCGGCTCACGCCGCCCGGGCCGTCGCCGACCTCAGCGGCCTGGCCTTGCTGCCCTGCCCCCTGGCCTTGCCCCGCTACCCCATCGAACTGGGATGGCGAACCCACACGCAAATGGAACCGACAATGCTCAAGGTTCGCGAGGCCATTGCGGCAACATTCGCCTAA